The DNA segment CCCAGTATTAATTTACGAAACTCAAATATTGCTGGCATGTTTTGCGATAAGATTTCCACCATTATTGTTGTCTTGATGTCATGGAGGTGGATTCATCGAGGATTTCTCTCCGTCCGGTCAAGCTAACGGACGTGGATGATTTTATGTTATGGGCAGGTGATGATCAAGTGACAAGAAACCTACGATGGAAGACTACTACCTCTAAGGAAGAGGCTTTGACTTTCATCAAGGATGTTTGCATACCCCACCCTTGGCGTCGATCCATATGTATCGATGACCGTTCAATCGGCTTCATCTCCGTTTTCCCGTGGTCCGGGGATGACAGGTGTAAGGCTGACATAGGGTATGGAATTTCCACAAAGTATTGGGGCCAAGGGATTACCACCAGGGCAGTGAAGATCGCCCTCTCACAATTGTTCAAAGATTTCCCTGATCTGGTAAGGTTGCAAGCTTTTGTAGATGAGGAAAATAAAGCCTCCCAGAGGGTACTAGAGAAAACTGGGTTCCAAAGGGAAGGGCTACTAAGGAAGTATACCTTTATTAAGGGGAGACTTGTAGATCTAGTTCTCTATAGTGTTTTATCAACTGACTCCCTCCCTACAGATCCTCAGGGCTCAGCTTAAGAACTATAATAAATTCTCTGATCTCTCTATATACATTCATAGATAAGGGAATGGTAAGAAAATGGGTACAAGAGATCTATGGTGGATAGTAAAGATTGGGTTTAGCGTAGACAAGCTGGAGGAGACTCAAAATGGGAATGCTTCTCGATATAT comes from the Carya illinoinensis cultivar Pawnee chromosome 8, C.illinoinensisPawnee_v1, whole genome shotgun sequence genome and includes:
- the LOC122318513 gene encoding uncharacterized N-acetyltransferase p20-like, whose amino-acid sequence is MEVDSSRISLRPVKLTDVDDFMLWAGDDQVTRNLRWKTTTSKEEALTFIKDVCIPHPWRRSICIDDRSIGFISVFPWSGDDRCKADIGYGISTKYWGQGITTRAVKIALSQLFKDFPDLVRLQAFVDEENKASQRVLEKTGFQREGLLRKYTFIKGRLVDLVLYSVLSTDSLPTDPQGSA